In the genome of Hymenobacter cellulosivorans, one region contains:
- a CDS encoding sensor histidine kinase, with product MLAADLLEVMQQVYQSGRPYVAKAYALPLPNPVGGPATPRYFDLAMEPLQDEDERPQGLLLFAVDVTGQEEARQRAHELALETRRLDARLRVLTETAPQITFSVAANGEYEYVSPQWYYFTGQPPTADLNAIWPLLIHPDDRLRVLYQTDAARAGGVGWSHEYRLRRHDGQYRWVLSRALPELHAPDKAVFWHGAVTEVHDQRELSEALRRGEAELRFLADSIAQLIWTATAEGFIDYYNRHTAEYTGRTPEELGPTGWIAMLDPSEQAAAARRWVQCVASGTDYEGLYRMRRHDGIYRWHIIRARRLADSRGLRWFGTCTDVDDQHRLREVLQSQYDELARTNRDLDTFVYTASHDLKQPLFNLRGLFEELRRSATFDDPEQKDILEMVDEALRQLDGTLQELAATVQDQRELAAPTEPLDLSSVVEEVLLGLRTQVQESQAIIDIQAEAAPNLVYGRANLRSVLHNLLSNALKFAHPERAPHIVLTSSLSPTGRPQLTVQDNGLGMKLRGGTAPAFHLFERQHPRVPGAGVGLYLVQRILDSHGGHLEVSSTVNQGTTFTVYWFE from the coding sequence GTGCTGGCGGCCGATTTGCTGGAAGTAATGCAGCAAGTGTACCAGTCGGGCCGGCCTTACGTAGCCAAAGCCTATGCCCTGCCCCTTCCCAACCCCGTAGGCGGCCCCGCCACGCCCCGCTACTTTGATCTGGCCATGGAGCCCTTGCAGGACGAGGACGAGCGGCCCCAGGGGCTGCTGCTGTTTGCCGTCGACGTGACGGGGCAGGAGGAAGCCCGGCAGCGTGCCCACGAACTGGCTCTGGAAACCCGCCGCCTCGATGCCCGCCTGCGGGTGCTGACCGAAACGGCCCCGCAGATTACCTTCAGCGTGGCCGCCAACGGGGAATATGAGTACGTGAGCCCGCAGTGGTACTACTTTACCGGCCAGCCGCCCACCGCCGACCTGAACGCCATCTGGCCCCTGCTGATTCACCCCGACGACCGGCTGCGGGTACTTTACCAGACCGATGCAGCCCGGGCCGGGGGCGTTGGTTGGAGCCACGAGTACCGCTTGCGCCGCCACGACGGGCAGTACCGCTGGGTGCTCAGCCGCGCCCTGCCCGAGCTGCACGCGCCCGACAAAGCCGTGTTCTGGCACGGCGCCGTTACGGAAGTACACGACCAGCGGGAGCTGTCCGAGGCCCTGCGCCGCGGCGAGGCCGAACTGCGCTTTCTGGCCGACAGCATTGCTCAGCTTATCTGGACGGCCACGGCGGAGGGCTTTATCGACTACTACAACCGCCACACGGCCGAATACACCGGCCGCACGCCCGAGGAGCTCGGCCCCACCGGCTGGATAGCCATGCTCGACCCCAGTGAGCAGGCCGCCGCGGCCCGGCGCTGGGTGCAGTGCGTGGCCAGCGGCACCGACTACGAAGGCCTCTACCGCATGCGCCGCCACGATGGTATCTACCGCTGGCACATTATCCGGGCACGCCGCCTGGCCGATTCCCGCGGCCTGCGCTGGTTTGGCACCTGCACCGACGTAGACGACCAGCACCGCCTGCGCGAAGTACTCCAGAGCCAGTACGACGAGCTGGCCCGCACCAACCGCGACCTGGACACGTTCGTGTATACCGCCTCCCACGACCTGAAACAGCCGCTGTTCAACCTGCGGGGGCTGTTTGAGGAGTTGCGCCGCTCCGCGACTTTTGACGACCCCGAGCAGAAAGACATCCTGGAAATGGTGGACGAGGCCCTGCGCCAGCTCGACGGAACGCTGCAGGAACTGGCCGCCACCGTGCAGGACCAGCGCGAACTGGCCGCGCCTACCGAGCCCCTGGACCTGAGCAGCGTGGTGGAGGAAGTATTGCTGGGCCTGCGCACCCAGGTGCAGGAATCCCAGGCCATTATCGACATTCAGGCCGAGGCTGCCCCCAACCTGGTGTATGGCCGGGCCAACCTGCGCAGCGTGCTGCACAATCTGCTCAGCAACGCGCTGAAGTTTGCGCACCCAGAGCGCGCCCCGCACATCGTCCTGACCAGCAGCCTCTCGCCCACCGGCCGGCCCCAGCTCACCGTGCAGGACAACGGCTTGGGCATGAAGCTCCGCGGGGGCACGGCTCCGGCCTTTCACTTGTTTGAGCGCCAGCACCCGCGCGTACCCGGCGCCGGCGTGGGCCTTTACCTGGTGCAGCGCATCCTGGACAGCCACGGCGGCCACCTCGAAGTAAGCAGCACCGTAAATCAGGGCACGACCTTCACCGTCTACTGGTTCGAGTAA
- a CDS encoding GlxA family transcriptional regulator, translating into MKHIAILVPQGAVLGSIEGPRLVFSEVNALLRRMDKPPLFDIQLVGLKSETPVCGGLYAVYTPLLTTDVTKTDLVIIPAVDGDPAVALARNRDFLPWIIEQYRGGAEVASLCLGAFLLAATGLIDGRQCTTHWAAAHDFRRMFPQVDLVEDRLVTDEHGIYSSGGAFSYLNLVLYLVEKYAGREIALICAKVFQIDIERVSQSAFIMFNGQKEHGDEPIKKAQAYIEDNYQDKITVEQLADMLALGRRNLERRFKKATSNSVVEYIQRVKIEAAKNSLESTLENVNEVMYQVGYSDPKAFRSTFKRLTGLSPKQYRNKYNRTLAPAS; encoded by the coding sequence ATGAAGCACATTGCCATCCTGGTTCCGCAGGGCGCCGTTCTGGGCAGCATCGAGGGCCCCCGCCTGGTTTTTTCGGAAGTGAATGCCTTGCTGCGCCGCATGGATAAGCCGCCGCTATTTGATATTCAGCTGGTGGGCCTGAAGTCGGAAACGCCGGTGTGCGGCGGGCTCTACGCGGTGTACACGCCCCTGCTGACCACGGACGTCACCAAAACCGATTTGGTCATTATACCGGCCGTGGACGGCGACCCGGCCGTGGCTCTGGCCCGCAACCGGGACTTTCTGCCCTGGATAATCGAGCAGTACCGGGGTGGGGCCGAAGTGGCTTCGCTCTGCCTGGGCGCATTTCTGCTGGCCGCCACCGGGCTGATTGACGGGCGGCAGTGCACCACGCATTGGGCCGCTGCCCACGACTTTCGCCGCATGTTTCCGCAAGTGGATTTGGTGGAAGACCGGCTGGTAACCGATGAGCACGGCATTTATTCCAGCGGCGGCGCTTTTTCCTATCTCAATCTGGTGCTGTACCTGGTCGAGAAGTATGCAGGCCGGGAAATTGCGCTGATTTGCGCCAAAGTGTTTCAGATTGATATTGAGCGGGTCAGCCAGTCGGCTTTCATCATGTTCAACGGCCAGAAAGAACACGGCGATGAGCCCATCAAAAAGGCCCAGGCCTATATCGAAGACAACTATCAGGACAAGATAACCGTGGAACAGCTGGCCGACATGCTGGCGTTGGGCCGCCGCAACCTGGAGCGGCGCTTCAAGAAGGCCACGTCTAATTCGGTGGTCGAATACATTCAGCGGGTAAAAATTGAGGCGGCCAAAAACAGCCTGGAATCGACACTGGAAAACGTGAACGAGGTGATGTACCAGGTGGGCTACTCCGACCCCAAGGCGTTTCGTAGTACTTTTAAGCGCCTGACAGGTCTTTCGCCGAAACAGTACCGCAACAAGTACAACCGGACGCTGGCCCCGGCTTCTTAG
- a CDS encoding YdeI/OmpD-associated family protein, with protein MPTPTAFVTFEAMLEAGGPSFMPTQIVRVPPLVLAELGSKAKRLMGTINGYPVRLGLLALGNGEKGMMVNKDICKAAGLRLGQVVAVQLAPDPNPDAVNLPAELAEGLAEWPEAEAGYEQLKTAMKRAVAYHVSSAKQSETRLKRTVQLLQRLAVGAHPFRPLPGE; from the coding sequence ATGCCTACTCCCACCGCGTTTGTCACCTTTGAGGCCATGCTCGAAGCCGGCGGCCCCAGCTTTATGCCGACCCAGATTGTGCGCGTGCCCCCGCTGGTACTGGCCGAGCTGGGCTCCAAGGCCAAGCGCCTGATGGGCACCATCAACGGCTACCCCGTCCGGCTGGGTTTGCTGGCCTTGGGCAACGGCGAAAAGGGCATGATGGTCAACAAAGACATCTGCAAAGCCGCTGGCCTGCGCCTGGGCCAGGTGGTAGCTGTGCAGCTGGCCCCCGACCCCAACCCCGACGCCGTGAATTTGCCCGCTGAACTGGCCGAGGGCCTGGCCGAATGGCCGGAGGCCGAGGCTGGCTACGAGCAATTGAAAACCGCCATGAAACGGGCCGTGGCCTACCACGTGAGCAGCGCCAAACAGAGCGAAACCCGCCTCAAACGCACCGTACAGCTCTTGCAGCGCTTGGCCGTTGGGGCCCACCCGTTTCGGCCGCTGCCGGGCGAATAA
- a CDS encoding energy transducer TonB, which produces MTPRVSHFAAFTLLLASLTAPLLSLGQETKKVTNYSTTPISNEVYYVLKSDKSVKHGSYTLYRGRQLALATQGHYTQGRKDSIWTSYDWNGTTVVAKGAYQNDQRTGLWEFYTSKGELEQKYDYDARQMVYLRPGKNKSLSVTLREPTASGQTWPDVAPVYIGGSSAISNQLMLMRYPVQAMRNGVSGSVQVAFIIAKDGTCSDYHVTQGIGAGCDEEALRIVQGLSNGWLPALVADQPVAVECIFPVKFLLGAPAFTPARQ; this is translated from the coding sequence ATGACCCCGCGCGTATCCCACTTTGCCGCCTTCACTCTACTGCTGGCTTCACTCACGGCTCCGCTGCTCAGCTTGGGGCAGGAAACCAAGAAAGTCACCAACTACAGCACCACGCCCATTTCCAACGAGGTATACTACGTGCTCAAATCCGACAAGTCGGTAAAACACGGCTCCTATACCTTATACCGGGGCCGGCAGCTGGCGCTGGCTACTCAGGGGCACTACACCCAGGGCCGCAAAGACAGCATCTGGACCAGTTACGACTGGAACGGGACCACTGTGGTAGCCAAAGGTGCTTATCAGAACGACCAGCGCACCGGCCTCTGGGAGTTCTACACCAGCAAGGGCGAGTTGGAGCAGAAGTACGATTACGATGCCCGTCAGATGGTGTACCTGCGGCCCGGCAAAAACAAAAGCCTGTCGGTGACCCTGCGCGAGCCCACAGCCAGCGGCCAGACCTGGCCTGATGTGGCGCCGGTCTACATTGGGGGCTCGTCGGCCATTTCCAATCAGCTGATGCTGATGCGGTACCCGGTCCAGGCCATGCGCAACGGCGTCAGTGGCAGCGTGCAGGTGGCGTTCATCATCGCCAAGGATGGCACCTGTTCCGATTATCACGTTACGCAGGGCATTGGGGCAGGCTGCGACGAGGAAGCGCTGCGCATCGTGCAGGGCCTGTCAAACGGCTGGCTTCCGGCCCTGGTAGCGGACCAGCCCGTCGCCGTAGAGTGCATCTTTCCAGTCAAGTTTCTGCTGGGCGCCCCGGCGTTTACACCGGCCCGCCAATAG
- a CDS encoding DsbA family oxidoreductase: MKIEIWSDIMCPFCYVGKRRLETALTQFAHRDELDIVWRSFELDPTMQTKPGQTIHELLAERKGMSVEQGRQMNQHMGQVAREVGLQFDFDKMQPVNTFLGHRFIHLAAHHGKQDEAKERVLAAYFTEGRNVDDLDTLAELGTDIGLDAAEVRATLQTDAYAQDVRHDEYQARQIGVRGVPYFVFDDKYAVSGAQPSELFLEVLDKVWEEKHPAPTVLATGDACGLDGSNC; the protein is encoded by the coding sequence ATGAAAATAGAAATCTGGTCCGATATCATGTGCCCGTTCTGCTACGTGGGCAAGCGCCGCCTCGAAACCGCGCTGACGCAGTTTGCCCACCGCGACGAACTCGACATCGTGTGGCGCAGCTTCGAGCTGGACCCCACCATGCAAACCAAGCCCGGCCAAACCATTCATGAGCTGCTGGCCGAGCGCAAGGGCATGTCGGTGGAGCAGGGCCGCCAGATGAATCAGCACATGGGCCAGGTGGCCCGCGAAGTGGGTCTGCAGTTCGACTTCGACAAGATGCAGCCGGTGAATACCTTCCTAGGTCACCGCTTTATTCACCTGGCCGCCCACCATGGCAAGCAGGATGAAGCCAAAGAGCGGGTGCTGGCCGCCTACTTCACCGAGGGCCGCAACGTGGATGACCTCGACACGCTGGCCGAACTGGGCACCGACATCGGCCTCGATGCCGCCGAGGTGCGCGCCACCCTGCAAACCGACGCCTACGCCCAGGACGTGCGCCACGATGAGTACCAGGCCCGCCAGATCGGCGTGCGCGGGGTGCCTTACTTCGTTTTCGACGATAAGTACGCTGTATCGGGTGCCCAGCCCAGTGAGTTGTTCTTGGAAGTTCTGGACAAAGTGTGGGAGGAAAAGCACCCTGCCCCCACGGTGCTGGCCACCGGCGACGCCTGCGGCCTCGACGGCAGCAACTGCTAA
- a CDS encoding VOC family protein, giving the protein MLIAPLTPYLTFDGTCREAMTFYQQCLGGDLQIQTVAGTPAAEHMPAEAHNSVLHAILTNGNLVLMASDAGTQQITKGNMVSLSVNCQSAEEIAALFQQFSEGGVVTMPLQDTFWGATFGMLTDRFGIDWMFNYDKPAAQ; this is encoded by the coding sequence ATGCTCATTGCTCCGCTTACTCCCTACCTGACTTTCGATGGCACCTGCCGCGAAGCCATGACCTTCTACCAGCAGTGCCTGGGTGGCGACCTGCAGATTCAGACGGTTGCCGGCACGCCGGCCGCCGAGCACATGCCCGCCGAAGCCCACAACAGTGTGCTTCACGCCATCTTGACCAACGGCAACCTGGTGCTAATGGCCTCCGACGCGGGCACGCAACAAATCACGAAAGGCAACATGGTTTCCTTGTCGGTCAACTGCCAGAGCGCAGAAGAAATTGCCGCGCTGTTCCAGCAATTCAGCGAAGGCGGCGTTGTGACCATGCCCCTGCAAGACACGTTCTGGGGTGCCACGTTTGGCATGCTCACCGACCGGTTCGGCATCGACTGGATGTTCAACTACGACAAGCCGGCAGCGCAGTAG
- a CDS encoding ABC transporter ATP-binding protein — translation MSWLSVSGISLQEKGNTVLEDISFSQRQFQKLAIAGETGAGKSTLLQIIAGLTQPTAGTVRFEDRRVKGPVEVLIPGHPGIAFLSQHFELPPSLRVEQVLRYANKQQAVTAEQLYALCRIGHLATRRTDQLSGGERQRIALARLLLGSPRLLLLDEPFSNLDRAHRQILKAVIHDIGAQLGITCLLISHDPADTLSWAEEILVIQNGSLVQQGPPTQIYRHPVNEYTAGLFGDYNLLQGPVAAALASSAGLPRRRKPLLIRPENVRLTAAAGAGMPATVQAVRFFGSYSEVDVLLQTTGLRVKTTASYQAGQAVSVAVAPEDFWYL, via the coding sequence ATGAGCTGGTTGAGCGTTTCGGGAATATCCCTGCAGGAAAAGGGCAACACGGTTTTAGAAGACATCAGCTTCAGCCAGCGGCAGTTTCAGAAACTGGCCATTGCCGGCGAAACCGGGGCCGGCAAAAGCACGCTGCTCCAAATTATTGCCGGCCTGACCCAGCCCACGGCCGGCACCGTGCGCTTCGAGGACCGCCGGGTAAAAGGCCCCGTGGAAGTCCTGATTCCGGGCCACCCGGGCATAGCTTTTCTCTCGCAGCACTTCGAGCTGCCGCCTTCGCTGCGCGTAGAGCAGGTGCTGCGCTACGCCAACAAGCAGCAGGCCGTGACGGCCGAACAGCTCTACGCGCTGTGCCGCATCGGGCACCTGGCCACCCGTCGCACCGACCAGCTGTCGGGCGGGGAACGGCAGCGCATTGCCCTGGCCCGCCTGCTGCTGGGCTCGCCGCGCCTGCTGCTGCTCGACGAGCCGTTCTCTAACCTGGACCGTGCCCACCGCCAGATTCTCAAGGCCGTCATCCACGATATTGGGGCGCAGCTAGGCATTACTTGCCTGCTGATTTCCCACGACCCGGCCGATACCTTGTCGTGGGCCGAGGAAATTCTGGTGATTCAAAACGGAAGTCTGGTGCAGCAGGGCCCGCCCACCCAAATTTACCGGCACCCCGTGAACGAGTACACGGCCGGCCTTTTCGGCGACTACAACTTGCTGCAGGGCCCTGTGGCCGCGGCCCTGGCCAGCAGCGCCGGCCTGCCCCGGCGGCGTAAACCCTTGTTGATTCGGCCCGAAAACGTCCGGCTAACGGCGGCGGCCGGAGCTGGTATGCCGGCAACGGTGCAGGCCGTACGGTTTTTTGGCAGCTATTCGGAAGTGGACGTGCTCCTGCAAACTACTGGCCTTCGGGTGAAGACGACGGCCAGCTACCAGGCTGGGCAGGCCGTAAGCGTAGCGGTAGCCCCCGAGGATTTCTGGTATTTGTAA
- a CDS encoding alpha/beta fold hydrolase: MPTSAPSPTPVQREDFSLPFDGYELQVRRLTPPGAPAQPQLVLLHDSLGCITLWRDFPELLAQATGLTVLAYDRRGYGQSAPFGPEPRTKRYLEEEAANVNRVLAACGIARAVLLGHSDGGTLALLAAALEPARTAAIITIGAHVFVEDVTLAGIRAAQEQYRTTDLPARLARYHGPKTEAVFRAWADTWLQPEFRSWNVESYLPRVTCPVLVLQGTEDEYGTAAQVTAIASGVAGTATAHLLPGLGHSPQRQAPAAVVTLAAEFVAAGLGNSSRLGR, translated from the coding sequence ATGCCCACCTCAGCGCCCAGCCCCACACCCGTTCAGCGCGAAGATTTCAGCCTACCTTTCGACGGCTACGAGCTACAGGTGCGCCGCCTCACGCCTCCCGGCGCCCCGGCTCAGCCCCAGCTCGTGCTGCTCCACGACTCGTTGGGCTGCATCACCCTCTGGCGCGACTTTCCCGAACTGCTGGCCCAGGCCACCGGCCTGACGGTGCTGGCCTACGACCGGCGCGGCTACGGGCAGTCGGCCCCCTTCGGGCCGGAGCCGCGCACCAAGCGGTATCTGGAAGAGGAAGCCGCTAACGTCAACCGGGTGCTGGCCGCCTGCGGAATAGCCCGGGCCGTGCTGCTGGGCCACAGCGACGGAGGCACGCTGGCCCTGCTGGCGGCCGCGCTGGAGCCGGCCCGCACCGCGGCTATTATCACCATCGGGGCCCATGTGTTTGTGGAAGACGTGACCCTGGCCGGCATCCGGGCCGCGCAGGAGCAGTACCGCACCACCGATTTGCCCGCCCGCCTGGCCCGCTACCACGGCCCCAAAACTGAAGCCGTGTTCCGAGCCTGGGCCGACACTTGGCTGCAGCCTGAGTTTCGCAGTTGGAACGTAGAAAGTTACTTGCCGCGCGTAACGTGCCCGGTGCTGGTGCTGCAAGGTACGGAGGATGAATACGGCACGGCGGCCCAAGTAACGGCCATTGCCAGTGGAGTAGCTGGGACGGCTACGGCTCACCTGCTGCCGGGCCTGGGCCATTCGCCCCAGCGGCAGGCGCCGGCTGCCGTGGTAACTTTGGCGGCCGAGTTTGTAGCCGCTGGTTTGGGCAATTCGTCTCGGCTAGGCCGCTAA
- a CDS encoding outer membrane beta-barrel protein — translation MVALLLSSSVTFAQTSFRPGYIVPLAGDTVRGTVQYQSGQGNGLRCRFQIAADQTVAEYQPEQLRGYGFTKGQDYQSQQLAGPAGRRVFVQAVVLGKASLYRFINEQDKDCYYVGTDAKAPLEALIQKDTLQANSNKDVYAKTLVRTYPFRNVLWKVMADCPSVQTTVARMELAENSLVRVFSAYNACMGGATNQYVAKKQVATVHFVVLGGASQSSMTYLDKGANGLQSAMRATGGIGLEILPTRFNPHFSVQLQALYGEHNSSQQFKNRGDGIYPNEKVRREVFVDMKTIRVPLMLRYSLLTKGIRPYVQVGGLAALNVRGAVLEAVSGGAANTDQANLTALPLYSVGMVGGAGVTLQVGPSKLLLEARFDRLVNTLDKLSNHHSFSLLAGYTFGR, via the coding sequence GTGGTTGCTCTTCTATTGAGCAGCAGCGTCACTTTTGCCCAAACCAGCTTTCGGCCCGGCTACATCGTGCCACTGGCCGGCGACACCGTGCGTGGTACAGTGCAATATCAGAGTGGTCAGGGAAATGGCTTGCGCTGCCGCTTTCAAATAGCGGCTGATCAGACCGTAGCGGAGTACCAACCCGAGCAGCTTCGGGGGTATGGCTTCACCAAGGGGCAGGATTATCAAAGTCAGCAGCTTGCGGGCCCTGCGGGCCGTCGGGTGTTTGTGCAGGCCGTGGTGCTGGGCAAAGCTTCCCTCTACCGGTTTATCAACGAGCAGGACAAGGATTGCTATTACGTAGGAACTGACGCCAAAGCGCCCCTGGAAGCTTTGATTCAGAAGGATACGTTGCAAGCCAACAGTAATAAAGATGTGTACGCCAAAACCCTGGTTCGTACCTATCCTTTTCGAAACGTACTCTGGAAGGTCATGGCCGACTGTCCTTCGGTACAAACTACCGTGGCCCGGATGGAGCTGGCGGAAAACTCGTTGGTGCGGGTGTTCTCCGCCTATAACGCTTGCATGGGTGGCGCAACCAACCAGTATGTAGCCAAAAAGCAGGTAGCAACCGTGCATTTCGTTGTCCTGGGCGGCGCCAGCCAGTCTTCGATGACCTACCTTGATAAAGGAGCAAACGGGCTGCAATCGGCGATGCGGGCTACGGGTGGGATAGGGCTGGAAATACTGCCTACCCGGTTTAATCCGCATTTTTCGGTGCAGTTGCAGGCACTATACGGGGAGCATAACTCCAGCCAGCAATTCAAAAACCGCGGGGACGGAATTTATCCGAATGAGAAAGTGCGCCGGGAGGTCTTCGTCGATATGAAGACCATTCGGGTGCCGCTGATGCTGCGTTATTCCTTGCTCACCAAAGGAATTCGACCCTACGTGCAGGTGGGTGGGCTTGCCGCGCTGAACGTGAGGGGCGCGGTGCTCGAAGCCGTGTCGGGCGGGGCCGCCAATACCGACCAAGCCAACCTAACGGCGCTGCCCCTCTACAGTGTGGGCATGGTGGGCGGGGCTGGCGTCACGCTGCAGGTCGGGCCAAGCAAACTCCTCCTGGAAGCGCGATTCGACCGCCTAGTGAATACACTGGACAAGCTTTCCAATCACCACAGTTTCTCTTTGTTGGCCGGCTATACCTTCGGGCGCTAG
- a CDS encoding HAD family hydrolase, producing MTSSPITTIVFDLGGVLIDWNPRYLYQKLIADEQEMNHFLSTVTTPDWNEEQDAGRSIAEGTALLVEQHPQHRELIEHFYGRWPEMLGGPIQGTVDVLTELRASGRYHLYALTNWSAETFPVALEQFEFLHWFEGIVVSGTEKSRKPFPDFYHTMFTRYNIEPGQALFIDDNERNILAAQAVGMQTVHFQSAEQLRRELTERGVL from the coding sequence ATGACTTCCTCCCCCATTACCACCATTGTATTCGACCTAGGCGGCGTGCTCATCGACTGGAACCCGCGCTACCTCTACCAGAAGCTCATTGCCGACGAGCAGGAAATGAACCACTTCCTGAGCACCGTCACCACGCCCGACTGGAACGAGGAGCAGGATGCCGGCCGCAGCATTGCCGAGGGCACTGCCCTGCTGGTGGAGCAGCACCCCCAGCACCGGGAGCTGATTGAGCACTTCTATGGCCGCTGGCCCGAAATGCTGGGCGGCCCTATTCAAGGCACCGTGGACGTGCTGACCGAGCTGCGGGCCAGTGGCCGCTACCACCTGTATGCCCTGACGAACTGGTCGGCCGAGACGTTTCCGGTGGCGCTGGAGCAGTTCGAGTTTCTGCACTGGTTCGAGGGCATCGTGGTGTCGGGCACGGAAAAATCGCGCAAGCCCTTCCCCGACTTCTACCACACGATGTTCACCCGCTACAACATTGAGCCGGGTCAGGCCCTGTTTATCGACGACAACGAGCGGAATATCCTGGCGGCCCAGGCCGTGGGCATGCAAACAGTGCATTTCCAGTCAGCCGAGCAGCTGCGCCGGGAGCTAACCGAGCGGGGCGTGTTGTAG
- a CDS encoding dipeptidase: MQKPSFRLLPVVLALLGPTLGQAQKVDPALVAKANTIHNQAFVLDSHQDTPINLMKPGFDIAKDHDAKEAQVDLPKMQRGGLDGAFWAVYMGQGPRTPEGNAAAKQEALTIFNAIRSTIQANSTQLDLATTEEQALQIRRVGKRAIFIGMENAYPIGQDLGSLKSFYDLGVRYITLCHGSNNDLCDSATDPNGPEHQGLSAFGKQAVVEMNRLGMMVDVSHASDSTFYDVLRLTKAPIIASHSSSRALSDVPRNLSDDMLRALAKNDGVVQLNLYSTYVKTEAKTPERLAAEQAFFTKWKIKNFLNVYGLPAAEQQQAQAELIKLEEQFPVALATVQDAANLIDHVVKVAGIDHVGIGTDFDGGTRLSGLGDVSELPALTLELVKRGYSEKDIFKIWSGNLFRVMKAVDKARTSVVKK; the protein is encoded by the coding sequence ATGCAAAAACCTTCCTTCCGTTTGCTGCCCGTTGTGCTGGCCTTGCTCGGCCCCACGCTAGGCCAGGCGCAGAAAGTTGACCCGGCTTTGGTGGCCAAGGCCAATACGATTCATAATCAGGCTTTCGTCCTGGATTCGCACCAGGATACGCCGATTAACCTGATGAAGCCAGGCTTCGATATAGCCAAGGACCACGACGCGAAGGAAGCCCAGGTAGACCTGCCCAAAATGCAGCGCGGTGGCCTCGACGGCGCTTTCTGGGCCGTGTATATGGGCCAGGGCCCCCGCACGCCGGAGGGCAACGCAGCGGCCAAGCAGGAAGCCCTGACCATTTTCAACGCCATTCGCTCGACCATTCAGGCCAACTCGACCCAACTCGATCTGGCTACCACCGAAGAGCAGGCCCTGCAGATCCGGCGGGTGGGCAAGCGGGCCATTTTTATCGGCATGGAAAACGCCTACCCCATCGGGCAGGATTTGGGCTCGTTGAAGTCGTTCTACGATTTGGGCGTGCGCTACATTACCTTGTGCCACGGTTCCAACAACGACCTCTGCGACTCCGCCACCGACCCCAATGGCCCCGAGCACCAGGGCCTGAGCGCCTTTGGCAAGCAGGCCGTGGTAGAAATGAACCGTCTGGGTATGATGGTAGACGTGTCGCACGCCTCCGACTCGACGTTTTACGACGTGCTTCGCCTGACCAAAGCGCCCATCATTGCCTCCCACTCCAGCAGCCGGGCCCTGAGCGACGTGCCCCGCAACCTGAGCGACGACATGCTCCGGGCCCTGGCCAAAAACGACGGCGTAGTGCAGCTAAACCTTTACAGCACTTACGTGAAGACCGAGGCCAAAACGCCCGAGCGCCTGGCCGCCGAGCAGGCCTTTTTTACAAAGTGGAAAATCAAGAACTTCCTGAACGTGTACGGTTTGCCGGCCGCCGAGCAGCAGCAGGCCCAGGCCGAGCTTATCAAGCTGGAAGAGCAGTTTCCGGTGGCCCTGGCTACGGTACAGGACGCGGCCAACCTGATTGACCACGTAGTGAAAGTAGCCGGTATTGACCACGTCGGCATCGGCACTGACTTCGACGGCGGCACCCGCCTCAGCGGCCTCGGCGACGTGAGCGAGCTGCCCGCCCTGACCCTGGAATTGGTCAAGCGTGGCTACTCGGAAAAGGACATCTTCAAAATCTGGAGCGGCAACCTGTTTCGGGTGATGAAGGCCGTGGACAAGGCGCGCACTTCGGTAGTGAAGAAGTAG